TGCGGAACAGACCGACAAGCTGAATGCCTGAGTCAGTCGGATGCAGCTCCATCCACGGCGTGAGATGTTTCTCGAACTGCTCGGTGAAATATTGCCGCCGCTCGGTATAGAGCCGCAGCATGCGCCGCAAGTGGCGCGCGAGATGGCCTTCGCTGATGAAGTCGGCTAGTGCCGCTTGGGTGATCAGCGGCGCGAATTGCCCGGTGGCGCTGAGGGCCGCCATCACCCGGTCCCTGATATTCAGCGGGACCACCATGTAGCCGAGGCGCATGGCGGGAAAAAGGATCTTGGCGAAGGTGCCGACGAAGATCACGCGTGAACCAGCGGCCACGCCTTGCAGCGCGGGAATGGGCTGGCCCTGGAAGCGGTATTCGCTGTCATAATCATCCTCGATGATCCAGGCGTTCCAGTCGCTTGCCATGCGCATCAAAGTTAGGCGTTGCTGCATCGACATGGTCACACCCAGCGGATAATGGCACGACGGTGTGACGAAAATCACCCGTGGATTTTTTGGCGGTGGATCCAGATTCCAGCCATCTTCATTGACGCGCAGCGGTTGCAGCTCGGCGCCCGCCGCGAGGAAGGCTGCGCCTGCGCCGTAATAGCCGGGCTCCTCCATCCAGACAGATTCACCCGGATCGACCAGCAGCCGCGCCAGAAGGTCAAACGCTGATTGCGCACCATTGGTGATGATGATCTGTTCCGGGCGGCATTCCACCCCACGCGAGGCCATCAGATAGCGCGCGATGGCCTGGCAAAGCGGCGGATAGCCAGTCACGTGATAAGTGCCAAATAGATCACCCCGCGCCTGCTTGGCGCGCTTGGTGAGCAGCTTCGACCAGGTGTTGAAGGGAAAATTGTCGGCATCCGGCAGGCCAGGATGAAAGGCCGCAATGCCGGGCACGCCGTGATGATAGGGCTGCTCGCTCATCATGCGGCCGCGCGCCGATAGCGTCGATTCACCTGATTGGTTCAACTGGCGCGGATGCGGCGAATAGGTGGGCAGCTCCTTCACCAGCGGACCGGAGCCACGCAATGTGCCGAGGAATCCTTCGAGTGAAAGCTGGTCATAGGCGGCGATCACCGTGTTGCGGCCCACACCGATATCTTTGGCCAGGGCGCGCGTGGAAGGTAGCGCCACGCCGCTGGGCAGCTTGCGGCCCTCGATCAGTTCGCGCAGCTGGCGGTAAAGCTGGCGGTGTAAAGGGGCCTCCGAATCCCGGTCAATCACGATGTTGCGAACAGGAAAAGATAGCGTCACCCTTGGTTCCTCAAAATCTAGCCAAATTGGTTCTGTGCACAGAACCAGCCTAGCAGTAGCGTCGTGGCTCTTACAAGCTGGGACTCGGCACTTGGGCATGAAGCGGATCAGGATCGGTGTGATCGGAGCGGGCGGGATTGCCCAGGTCGAACACATTCCGAACTTGCGCCGGTTGTCTGAGCAGTTTGAGATTGCGGGTGTGTGTGATCCTTCCGCCAGCACGCGCCAGTTCATTTCCCATCGCTACGGCCTGCAGACCTTTGAAACGATTGATCAGCTTTTAGGACAGAAGCTGGATGCGATCCTGGTGGCTTCGCCTGATGCGCTGCACAAGGAACATGCCTTGGCCGGGTTTGCCCATGGCCTGCATGTGTTCTGCGAAAAGCCGCTGTGTTACGCGCCGGCCGACATTGCCGAGCTGATCGCCGCGCGTGATGCTGCGGGCAAGGTGCTGCAAGTGGGTTATATGAAGCGCTTCGACCCGAGCTATGAGGCAGCCCTTGAACTGATGCCGGGCACCAAGGCCACGTTGCGGCATGTCTCCGTCGAAGTGAATGATCCTGATGCATGGCCCTTCATCCGCCATCATGATTGGCAGGCCAGCAAGGATGTGCCCGACGCGTTGATCGCCGATGTGCGCACCAAGCAAAAGGCGCAAGTCAAAAAGGCTGTTGGGATTGATCTCAATGATGTGACCTTTCGCGGCTACACCGGCGCCTATTGCTCCGCCATCGTGCATGATGTGAATGCGGTGCATGGCCTTCTCAAGAAGCTTGGCGTTCCGGATGGCGAGATTTCCGGTGCTCAGCTTTATGCGGGTGGTGACGGTGGCCACGGCAGCGTGAAACTGTTGGGCGGCCAGGCGCTGTGGACGATGACGCATCTGACCGTACCGAAACTGCCGCATTACCGCGAGCGCATTACGCTCTATTTCGATGATGCCTCGCTGGAGCTTGAATTCCCCTCGCCCTATCTCAACCACCAGCCCACGCAACTGACCATCCGCACTGGCGATGGCCACCAATTGCATACGCGCGATATCCGCAAGGGTTACGAAGAAGCCTTCATCGAAGAGCTGAAGGGTTTCTGGTCTGCCATCGTCGAAGGCAAGCCGGTCCGCAACACCGCAGAACACGCGCATCGCGATATGAACCTGCTGGCCAATCTCACCCGCTGGAATGCCAGCCATCCCACTGCCCGCCTTCAATCCGGAGAATCATTTTGAGCGTACGCATCGGCATTAATCCCATCACCTGGTCCAATGATGACGTGCCGGAACTGGGCGGCGACACGCCGCTGGAAACCTGCCTCGCTGAAACCAAGCAGGCCGGTTATGCGGGCACTGAACTTGGTGGAAAATTTCCGCGCCAGTCATCCGTGTTGAAGCCGATCATGGCGCAATATGGCTTGGACATTATTTCTGGCTGGTATGATGGGCGTTGCGCTGAGAAAGATGTTGATGCCGAGATGGAGGCGATCACGCCGCATCTGCAGCTGCTGAAAGACATGGGCAGCAAATATGTTGTCTATGCCGATACATCGCTGGGGCGGCTTGGTGCCGTGTGGGACCCTATTTCAAAGCGCCCCTCGCTTTCCGATGCCGAGTGGCCCGCCTATGCCAAGAAGCTCAACGCTCTGGCGGAGAAGATGGCTGACTTTGGCGTGCGCATGGCGTTTCATCATCACATGGGCACCATTGTGGAAACCGATGCCGAAGTGGACATGATGATGAAACTGACGGGACCTGCCGTGGGCCTGCTCTATGACACCGGGCATTCATCGTTCTCCGGTGGCGACCCGCTGGCGCTGGTGAAGCGCCATGTGAAGCGCGTCGTGCATGTGCATTGCAAGGACCCGCGCAAGGAGATGCTGGAGAAAGCCCGGCGCGAAGACATGAGCTTCATGCAAGCCGTGCTGGACGGCATTTTCACCGTGCCCGGCGATGGCTCCATCAATTACGTCCCGATCCTCAAGACGCTGGCCGACAATGGCTATAGCGGCTGGCTGGTGGTCGAGGCGGAACAAGACCCCAAGAAGGCCCACCCGCTCACATACGCTACGATGGGTTTCAAGAACCTGTCGCGCATGGCGCGCGAAGCCGGCTTTGAGGTGACTGCATAAGGAACGCCGCAACGTGCGGCATAACAGGAGGGTTCTATGGGTACGAAGAGAGACATGTTGAAGTCACTGCTCGGTGTTGCCGCAGCAGTCACCATCTGGACGGGCGCTGGTGCCGCGGCTTATGCCGATGACCAGACGCGCGTGGTATTCGTCACGCACGGCCAGAGCGGCGACCCCTATTGGTCGGTCGTGAAGAACGGCATGGACGATGCCGCCAAGACACTGGGCGTGAAAGCCGAATATATTTCCCCCGACACATTCGACATGGCCAAGCTGGGCCAGATGATCGATGCCGCCGCAACCTCGAAGCCCGATGGTCTGGTTGTATCTATCCCTGATGCTGCAGCGCTTTCCACGCAAGTGAAGAATGCTGTTGCCGCCGGTGTGCCGGTGATCGTGATCGACTCCGGCGGAT
This genomic interval from Aestuariivirga litoralis contains the following:
- a CDS encoding aminotransferase class I/II-fold pyridoxal phosphate-dependent enzyme encodes the protein MTLSFPVRNIVIDRDSEAPLHRQLYRQLRELIEGRKLPSGVALPSTRALAKDIGVGRNTVIAAYDQLSLEGFLGTLRGSGPLVKELPTYSPHPRQLNQSGESTLSARGRMMSEQPYHHGVPGIAAFHPGLPDADNFPFNTWSKLLTKRAKQARGDLFGTYHVTGYPPLCQAIARYLMASRGVECRPEQIIITNGAQSAFDLLARLLVDPGESVWMEEPGYYGAGAAFLAAGAELQPLRVNEDGWNLDPPPKNPRVIFVTPSCHYPLGVTMSMQQRLTLMRMASDWNAWIIEDDYDSEYRFQGQPIPALQGVAAGSRVIFVGTFAKILFPAMRLGYMVVPLNIRDRVMAALSATGQFAPLITQAALADFISEGHLARHLRRMLRLYTERRQYFTEQFEKHLTPWMELHPTDSGIQLVGLFRKRLDDRKIAAEAGKQGINVSPLSMQFRGTGKQSGLLMGFAAADANATRRAMSGLAKLLERY
- a CDS encoding Gfo/Idh/MocA family protein, with protein sequence MKRIRIGVIGAGGIAQVEHIPNLRRLSEQFEIAGVCDPSASTRQFISHRYGLQTFETIDQLLGQKLDAILVASPDALHKEHALAGFAHGLHVFCEKPLCYAPADIAELIAARDAAGKVLQVGYMKRFDPSYEAALELMPGTKATLRHVSVEVNDPDAWPFIRHHDWQASKDVPDALIADVRTKQKAQVKKAVGIDLNDVTFRGYTGAYCSAIVHDVNAVHGLLKKLGVPDGEISGAQLYAGGDGGHGSVKLLGGQALWTMTHLTVPKLPHYRERITLYFDDASLELEFPSPYLNHQPTQLTIRTGDGHQLHTRDIRKGYEEAFIEELKGFWSAIVEGKPVRNTAEHAHRDMNLLANLTRWNASHPTARLQSGESF
- the iolE gene encoding myo-inosose-2 dehydratase codes for the protein MSVRIGINPITWSNDDVPELGGDTPLETCLAETKQAGYAGTELGGKFPRQSSVLKPIMAQYGLDIISGWYDGRCAEKDVDAEMEAITPHLQLLKDMGSKYVVYADTSLGRLGAVWDPISKRPSLSDAEWPAYAKKLNALAEKMADFGVRMAFHHHMGTIVETDAEVDMMMKLTGPAVGLLYDTGHSSFSGGDPLALVKRHVKRVVHVHCKDPRKEMLEKARREDMSFMQAVLDGIFTVPGDGSINYVPILKTLADNGYSGWLVVEAEQDPKKAHPLTYATMGFKNLSRMAREAGFEVTA